From Tripterygium wilfordii isolate XIE 37 chromosome 13, ASM1340144v1, whole genome shotgun sequence, the proteins below share one genomic window:
- the LOC120013035 gene encoding LOW QUALITY PROTEIN: protein FAR1-RELATED SEQUENCE 7-like (The sequence of the model RefSeq protein was modified relative to this genomic sequence to represent the inferred CDS: substituted 1 base at 1 genomic stop codon), with amino-acid sequence MTVKAYPLGIVRVNNNVNGEDEGESRFEPYVGLAFDSADDAREFYTSYATRIGFKVRTGQLYRSRTNGSVSSRRFVCSKEGFQLNSRMGCPAFIRVQRRDSGEWVIDQIHRDHNHELGLLGENSPPVAKKSSVSVSRRSKVKLVTEVDDGQPCPSGVINMKRLKIGGQEGQTKAEPSAGLEFSSADEAYQFYQVYAENNGFRVRIGQLFRSKLDGSITSRRFVCSKEGFQHPSRVGCGAFMRIKRQDSGRWVVDRLQKDHNHDFHTQWGTGKKSLKASKKLVEEVNGGLDSMDLVDVRSSNLITSDXENNIGSDWYQVLFDYFQTKQAKDTGFFYSVDVHDGSCRSVFWADGRSRFSCSQFGDAIVFDTSYRKGEYLVPFATFVGVNHHRQPVLLGCALVSDESRESFTWLFQTWLRAMSGCRPKSIIADQDMSIQLAIAQVFPGTRHRFSLWQIRAQERELLRSMTNDFGYEYERCILQSRTNAEFNTMWNGLINKYGLKENVWLKEMYERRESWVPLYLMGTFFAGIPMNESVESFFGTLVNAQTPLDEFIYQYEQALEQRREEERKEDFNCFNLQAYLQTKEPVEEQCRRLYTLTVFKIFQNELLQSYGYLGIKAYEEGTVSRYAVPRCDNENEKHAVTFSASNLNVSCSCQMFEFEGVLCRHVLRVFSLLDIREIPSRYILSRWTRSAEYGVVRDAQSGVGIQELKTSMLWSLRETACKYIETGTSSLEKYKLAYEILREGGKKLSW; translated from the coding sequence ATGACTGTTAAAGCATATCCCCTAGGTATTGTACGTGTAAACAATAATGTTAATGGAGAGGACGAAGGGGAGTCTAGATTTGAGCCATACGTTGGGTTGGCGTTTGATTCGGCCGATGATGCTCGCGAATTTTACACTTCATATGCAACCCGTATTGGATTCAAAGTTCGCACTGGTCAGTTGTACCGGTCACGAACTAATGGGTCAGTTTCTTCAAGGAGATTTGTGTGCTCCAAGGAGGGGTTCCAGCTCAATTCAAGGATGGGTTGTCCAGCATTCATTAGGGTGCAAAGGCGTGATTCTGGCGAGTGGGTTATTGACCAAATCCATAGGGATCATAATCATGAATTGGGGCTTTTGGGGGAAAATTCTCCTCCTGTTGCTAAAAAATCTTCAGTTAGTGTCTCCCGCAGGTCGAAGGTCAAATTGGTCACAGAAGTTGATGATGGACAGCCATGTCCATCAGGTGTCATTAACATGAAACGCCTAAAAATTGGAGGTCAAGAAGGACAAACCAAGGCTGAACCATCTGCAGGTCTGGAGTTCAGTTCAGCTGATGAGGCATATCAGTTTTATCAAGTGTATGCTGAAAATAATGGCTTCAGGGTTCGAATTGGTCAGTTGTTTCGTTCAAAGCTTGATGGCTCAATTACGTCCCGGAGATTTGTGTGCTCAAAGGAAGGGTTTCAACATCCTTCAAGAGTTGGCTGTGGGGCATTTATGAGGATCAAGAGACAAGACTCTGGGAGGTGGGTGGTGGACCGTCTTCAGAAAGATCATAATCATGATTTTCATACACAATGGGGAACTGGTAAAAAAAGTTTGAAGGCTTCAAAGAAACTCGTTGAGGAGGTTAATGGGGGATTGGACTCTATGGATCTAGTAGACGTCCGAAGCAGCAACCTTATCACAAGTGATTGAGAAAACAACATTGGAAGTGATTGGTACCAAGTGCTTTTTGATTATTTCCAGACTAAACAAGCAAAAGATACAGGATTTTTTTATTCAGTCGACGTACACGATGGTAGTTGCAGGAGTGTTTTCTGGGCAGATGGCAGGTCTAGATTTTCATGCAGTCAGTTTGGTGATGCAATTGTTTTTGATACTTCATATAGAAAAGGTGAATATCTGGTACCCTTTGCTACTTTTGTTGGAGTTAATCACCACAGACAGCCAGTGCTTCTTGGGTGTGCTCTTGTTTCTGATGAATCAAGGGAGTCTTTCACTTGGTTGTTTCAGACATGGCTTAGGGCAATGTCAGGGTGCCGGCCAAAGTCGATTATAGCTGATCAAGACATGTCCATTCAGCTAGCTATCGCCCAGGTTTTTCCTGGGACTCGTCACCGTTTTTCATTGTGGCAGATCAGGGCACAGGAACGGGAGCTTTTGAGGTCGATGACTAATGACTTTGGGTATGAATATGAGAGGTGCATCCTTCAGAGTCGAACAAATGCTGAATTCAATACCATGTGGAATGGGCTGATAAACAAATATGGATTGAAGGAGAATGTCTGGCTAAAAGAAATGTATGAGAGGCGTGAAAGCTGGGTTCCATTGTATTTAATGGGAACCTTTTTTGCTGGCATCCCAATGAATGAAAGTGTTGAATCTTTCTTTGGTACTTTAGTGAATGCCCAGACACCGTTGGATGAGTTTATCTATCAATATGAACAAGCTCTCGAGCAACGTCGTGAAGAGGAAAGGAAAGAGGATTTTAACTGTTTTAACTTGCAGGCGTACCTTCAAACGAAGGAACCTGTTGAGGAACAATGTAGAAGGCTCTATACACTTACTGTGTTCAAAATCTTTCAAAATGAACTTTTACAAAGCTATGGCTATCTCGGAATAAAGGCTTATGAGGAAGGGACTGTCAGCAGATACGCAGTTCCGAGGTGTGATAATGAGAATGAGAAACATGCTGTTACATTTAGTGCATCCAATCTGAATGTCAGTTGTAGCTGTCAAATGTTTGAATTTGAAGGTGTCCTTTGTAGACATGTTTTGCGAGTATTCAGCCTGTTGGACATAAGGGAAATACCATCGCGCTACATATTGAGTCGGTGGACAAGGAGTGCCGAGTATGGTGTTGTACGTGATGCTCAATCAGGGGTTGGCATTCAAGAACTCAAGACCTCGATGCTGTGGAGTCTAAGGGAAACAGCCTGTAAATACATAGAGACCGGCACATCATCCCTAGAAAAATACAAGCTTGCCTATGAGATTTTGCGAGAAGGTGGAAAGAAACTGTCTTGGTAA
- the LOC120011888 gene encoding uncharacterized protein LOC120011888 isoform X2 — MFSPFFCSMKVCYFTQYISREDQMKLPFANTKFVALLIILTFLLTSVIAKGGGGGGGHGHRRREGGGRTRSTCPACAILPGGGRHGRSASTASHPLLISSMCLRSLVLLLHAILHI, encoded by the exons ATGTTTTCTCCATTCTTTTGTTCTATG aaaGTGTGTTACTTCACTCAATATATTTCTCGAGAGGACCAAATGAAGCTTCCCTTTGCAAATACTAAGTTTGTCGCTCTGCTCATCATTTTGACATTTCTGCTTACCTCGGTGATTGCCAAAggaggcggtggtggtggtggtcatGGCCATCGCAGAAGAGAAGGTGGAGGAAGGACTAGGAGTACCTGTCCTGCTTGTGCAATCCTGCCCGGAGGAGGCCGTCACGGCCGCAGTGCATCTACTGCTTCCCATCCATTGCTCATCTCCAGCATGTGTTTGAGATCACTTGTATTGTTGCTTCATGCCATACTTCATATTTGA
- the LOC120011888 gene encoding uncharacterized protein LOC120011888 isoform X1: MKFIIVVRGRRQDCPNHKVCYFTQYISREDQMKLPFANTKFVALLIILTFLLTSVIAKGGGGGGGHGHRRREGGGRTRSTCPACAILPGGGRHGRSASTASHPLLISSMCLRSLVLLLHAILHI; this comes from the exons ATGAAATTTATCATTGTCGTCCGAGGACGTAGGCAAGATTGTCCGAACCAT aaaGTGTGTTACTTCACTCAATATATTTCTCGAGAGGACCAAATGAAGCTTCCCTTTGCAAATACTAAGTTTGTCGCTCTGCTCATCATTTTGACATTTCTGCTTACCTCGGTGATTGCCAAAggaggcggtggtggtggtggtcatGGCCATCGCAGAAGAGAAGGTGGAGGAAGGACTAGGAGTACCTGTCCTGCTTGTGCAATCCTGCCCGGAGGAGGCCGTCACGGCCGCAGTGCATCTACTGCTTCCCATCCATTGCTCATCTCCAGCATGTGTTTGAGATCACTTGTATTGTTGCTTCATGCCATACTTCATATTTGA
- the LOC120011887 gene encoding protein ABCI12, chloroplastic, whose amino-acid sequence MKNPKNCNPALMNCTYCAGPTVTFRFVLSSKCNLQTLNPLNFPQLCTQNGLNSTPLLSFTRPSYVLVKKRCLVVGASVDNNVGDGGWVNRLPTGGLLADRVFRLISGATASPIGQFISSPTTFLHAVDPRIKLVWLLALVLLPARSHIVMRFGLVIYTAILSMWILPSRVWMDQLGRVSLLSGILFIMLGLGTDGIQLPVQPRAPPAAIIGLPNIPTSLEGYSYVLMKLGPLQFTRKGLSVASTAACLTFTIFQSASLCLATTTPEQLAFALRWFMLPLTGMGVPVAEIVLTLLLSLRFINLVFDEVRNVALGIVSRRIHWQQLTVMETIEVFAAYIRRIFKNIFSHAEQISQAMIVRGFRGDCNTHKIYFSSDSSAGMADFISLLCLIGVIGAAVLSNSVLV is encoded by the exons ATGAAAAACCCGAAAAATTGCAATCCTGCGCTCATGAACTGCACGTACTGTGCGGGACCAACGGTCACTTTTCGTTTTGTTTTATCGAGTAAATGTAATCTCCAAACCCTAAATCCTCTCAATTTCCCCCAACTTTGCACTCAAAACGGACTGAATTCCACACCACTACTTTCATTCACCAGACCCTCTTATGTCTTGGTAAAGAAGAGGTGTCTCGTAGTCGGAGCTTCGGTGGACAATAATGTCGGAGACGGAGGCTGGGTGAACCGTTTGCCGACGGGTGGTTTACTGGCTGATAGGGTTTTTAGACTGATTTCCGGTGCCACTGCCAGTCCCATTGGGCAGTTCATATCATCTCCAACTACGTTTTTGCATGCTGTGGATCCAAGAATCAAATTG GTATGGCTTTTGGCTCTAGTTCTTTTACCTGCTCGGTCACACATAGTGATGCGTTTTGGACTGGTAATTTATACGGCCATTCTGTCAATGTGGATTCTTCCCTCTCGTGTGTGGATG GATCAACTGGGAAGAGTATCATTGCTTTCTGGAATTCTGTTTATAATGTTGGGGCTAGGAACAGATGGCATACAGTTACCTGTCCAGCCAAGAGCTCCACCGGCGGCTATCATTGGATTGCCTAATATTCCCACTTCTTTGGAAGGTTATTCATATGTACTTATGAAGCTAGGgccattacaatttacaaggaAGGGCTTGTCAGTGGCAAGCACGGCTGCATGCTTAACCTTCACA ATTTTCCAAAGCGCAAGTCTCTGTTTGGCAACAACAACTCCAGAACAACTTGCATTTGCTTTGCGGTGGTTTATGCTTCCTTTGACTGGAATGGGTGTTCCAGTGGCCGAAATTGTTCTTACGCTGTTGCTCTCATTGAGGTTTATCAATCTTGTGTTTGATGAG GTCCGTAATGTTGCTTTGGGGATTGTATCTCGTAGGATACATTGGCAGCAATTGACCGTGATGGAAACAATCGAAG TTTTTGCTGCCTACATTCGTCGGatctttaaaaatattttcagccATGCAGAGCAGATATCTCAG GCTATGATTGTAAGGGGTTTTAGAGGAGACTGCAACACGCATAAAATTTATTTCTCGTCCGACTCATCAGCTGGGATGGCAGATTTCATTTCCCTATTATGCCTGATTGGTGTTATAGGCGCTGCTGTGTTGTCCAATTCTGTCCTCGTCTGA
- the LOC120012657 gene encoding uncharacterized protein LOC120012657 encodes MESRLFSISEAVHGKSRCPLYVNIHIVLIYTKAEQEEPGLNRVIDRKEKLCSCFVWFAGKVIFWQESYYLDRSAEKQAPLITLHLDSFPLSIIAMAFYTNQKVTTVLLVLNLVLYFIIITIAAWAVNHGIQRSRETASALSVPLQIFPIYFPFGNMSTGFFVIYTLLAGVVGMATSHTGLEHVRLWDISEIHDAAASSMVTWSLTLLAMGLACKEINLGYTNSNLVSPTSLYYI; translated from the exons ATGGAAAGTAGACTCTTTTCCATTTCTGAAGCAGTTCATGGAAAATCTCGTTGTCCTCTTTATGTCAACATCCATATTGTTCTGATCTACACCAAAGCAGAACAAGAGGAACCTGGACTTAACAGAGTAATTGATAGAAAGGAGAAACTTTGTTCTTGCTTTGTTTGGTTTGCAGGAAAAGTTATATTCTGGCAAGAAAGTTACTACTTGGACAGATCCGCAGAAAAACAAGCCCCGTTGATTACACTTCATTTGGATTCCTTCCCCCTT AGCATTATAGCCATGGCTTTTTATACCAACCAAAAAGTAACCACTGTCCTCTTAGTACTCAATCTTGTTCTTTACTTCATCATAATCACAATTGCTGCATGGGCAGTGAATCATGGAATCCAAAGATCTCGCGAAACAG CATCAGCTTTATCAGTCCCTCTTCAAATCTTTCCAATCTACTTCCCATTCGGGAACATGTCGACCGGATTCTTCGTCATTTACACCCTCCTTGCTGGTGTTGTAGGCATGGCAACCTCGCATACCGGACTAGAACATGTTAGGCTATGGGATATTTCTGAGATACATGATGCAGCTGCCTCTTCAATGGTGACTTGGTCACTCACTCTGCTTGCTATGGG ATTGGCTTGTAAAGAGATCAATCTAGGCTACACAAACTCAAATTTGGTAAGTCCAACTTCTCTGTattatatataa
- the LOC120012169 gene encoding glutamine synthetase, chloroplastic, with protein sequence MAQILAPSAQWQMRMPKLSGNPSPMTSKMWGSLLLKQKKKGPAKTSANFRVFALQSENNTINRIEDLLNLDVSPYTDKIIAEYIWIGGSGIDLRSKSRTISKPVEHPSELPKWNYDGSSTGQAPGEDSEVILYPQAIFKDPFRGGNNILVICDTYTPAGEPIPTNKRYRAAQIFSKQKVVDELPWFGIEQEYTLLQQNVKWPLGWPVGGYPGPQGPYYCGAGADKSFGRDISDAHYKACLYAGINISGTNGEVMPGQWEFQVGPSVGIEAGDHIWCARYLLERITEQAGVVLSLDPKPIEGDWNGAGCHTNYSTKSMREDGGFEVIKKAILNLSLRHKEHISAYGEGNERRLTGKHETASIDTFSWGVANRGCSIRVGRETEKQGKGYLEDRRPASNMDPYVVTSLLAETTLLWEPTLEAEALAAQKLSLQV encoded by the exons ATGGCACAGATTTTGGCACCCTCTGCGCAATGGCAGATGAGAATGCCAAAGCTTTCAGGCAACCCAAGTCCTATGACATCAAAGATGTGGGGCTCTCTGTtattgaaacagaaaaagaaggGACCAGCTAAAACCTCCGCTAATTTTAGAGTGTTTGCACTTCAATCTGAAAACAATACCATCAATCGGATCGAGGATCTTTTAAACTTGGACGTCTCCCCGTACACTGACAAGATCATTGCTGAGTATATCTG GATTGGTGGGAGTGGGATTGATTTGCGTAGCAAGTCAAGG ACGATTTCGAAACCAGTTGAACATCCATCTGAACTTCCCAAGTGGAATTATGATGGATCGAGTACTGGACAAGCACCTGGTGAAGACAGTGAAGTTATTCTATA CCCCCAAGCAATTTTTAAGGATCCTTTCCGTGGTGGTAACAATATATTG GTAATTTGTGATACATACACACCAGCAGGAGAGCCCATCCCGACAAATAAACGTTACCGGGCTGCTCAGATTTTCAGTAAGCAGAAGGTTGTAGATGAGCTACCATG GTTTGGGATAGAGCAAGAATACACCTTACTTCAGCAAAATGTGAAATGGCCCTTGGGTTGGCCCGTTGGAGGCTATCCTGGTCCTCAA GGTCCTTATTACTGTGGAGCTGGAGCCGATAAGTCTTTTGGTCGTGATATATCTGATGCTCATTACAAGGCTTGCTTATATGCAGGAATTAACATTAGTGGAACCAATGGGGAGGTTATGCCTGGCCAG TGGGAGTTTCAAGTGGGTCCCAGTGTGGGCATTGAAGCTGGAGATCACATCTGGTGTGCGAGATACCTTCTCGAG AGAATCACCGAACAAGCTGGTGTGGTCCTTTCACTTGATCCGAAGCCAATAGAG GGTGATTGGAATGGTGCTGGATGCCACACCAACTACAG TACAAAGAGCATGAGAGAAGATGGAGGCTTTGAAGTGATAAAGAAGGCAATCTTGAACCTATCGCTTCGCCATAAAGAGCACATTAGTGCCTACGGGGAAGGAAATGAGAGAAGGTTGACTGGAAAGCATGAAACTGCAAGCATCGATACATTTTCTTGG GGAGTGGCTAATCGTGGTTGTTCAATCCGTGTGGGTCGTGAGACAGAGAAGCAAGGCAAAG GTTACTTGGAAGACCGACGCCCGGCATCAAATATGGACCCATATGTTGTGACCTCATTACTGGCAGAAACTACCTTGCTATGGGAACCTACTCTTGAAGCTGAAGCTCTTGCTGCTCAGAAGCTGTCCTTGCAGGTCTAA